A single window of Nicotiana sylvestris chromosome 3, ASM39365v2, whole genome shotgun sequence DNA harbors:
- the LOC138887316 gene encoding uncharacterized protein has translation MEQEEIFRKVKSLKQSLRNMQGLGSQVSVAYKDLCLFPDVQLTAGFKMPNFDLYDRHGDPVAHLRGYCSKMRGAEGKDELLIAYFSQSLSGYNIDIVLNHLSLTKVEKKPSESFREYGFRWREKAARVNLPMEEDEMVEYFLQALEPTYFGHLISAIGKPFNDVVKMGEIVEEGLKSSKIMSYSALKDTTQAIQNDIGSLSGQKKHDDVAMDSDTQNIAQNLLPAHDDAHFVGRMRGDREYESPLGNFLIEVNDIEIGEGPSNFDVQSNG, from the exons ATGGAGCAAGAGGAGATATTTAGGAAGGTAAAGAGTCTGAagcaatcattgagaaatatgcaGGGGTTGGGAAGCCAGGTGAGTGTGGcttataaggatttgtgtttgtttcCTGATGTTCAACTGActgccgggttcaagatgcccaattTTGACTTGTATGACAGACATGGGGATCCTgtagctcatctgagaggttactgtagtaaaatgagaggcgccGAGGGAAAAGACGAATTACTGATAGCGTACTTcagccagagtctgagtggg TACAACATAGACATTGTCCTGAATCACCTGTCCCTGACCAAGGTAGAAAAGAAGCCcagtgaaagctttagggaatatgggttccgatggagggagAAAGCTGCACGGGTCAATCTTCCGATGGAAGAAGATGAGATGGTTGaatactttcttcaagccctggagcctacttacttcggccatttgatctcagccattggtaagcctttcaatgatgtggtaaagatgggagaaaTAGTGGAAGAGGGACTGAagtcaagcaagatcatgagctattctgcctTAAAAGACACAACACAGGCAATTCAAAACGACATAGGAAGCTTGTCGGGTCAGAAGAAacatgatgatgttgccatg gacagtgacacccagaatatcgcgcagaatcttttacctgcacatgatgatgcacactttgtggggaggATGCGTGGTGATAGGGAGTATGAGAGTCCTCTTGGGAACTTTCTGattgaagttaatgatattgaaattggtgaaggtcccagtaattttgatgtgcaatccaatggctaa